In a single window of the Elaeis guineensis isolate ETL-2024a chromosome 6, EG11, whole genome shotgun sequence genome:
- the LOC140858803 gene encoding LOW QUALITY PROTEIN: DNA polymerase eta-like (The sequence of the model RefSeq protein was modified relative to this genomic sequence to represent the inferred CDS: inserted 2 bases in 1 codon; substituted 1 base at 1 genomic stop codon) — protein sequence MPIARPEPKDARVIAHVDMDCFYVQAEQRKNPELRGLPTAVVQYNSWKGGAXLXCSYEARRFGVKRSMRGDEAKKVCPNIQLIQVPVARGKADLNLYRNAGSEVVSILATKGRCERASIDEVYLDLTDAAKSMLLETPLEVLEAIDEEALKSHILGVTNDIADREGNVREWLCRSDADHEDKLLACGAIIIAQLRTKVLEETKFTCSAGIAHNKETTWGKAWKLLQTDLEVKTVGDLLQFTEEQLQEHYGINTGCVYDMPKVK from the exons ATGCCGATCGCCCGACCGGAGCCAAAAGATGCCCGCGTGATCGCCCACGTCGACATGGATTGCTTCTACGTCCAAG CGGAGCAACGAAAGAATCCTGAATTAAGGGGTTTGCCGACTGCTGTAGTACAATATAATTCTTGGAAAGGTGGGGCCTGATT CTGTAGTTATGAAGCTCGAAGATTTGGTGTTAAGCG TTCTATGCGAGGGGATGAGGCAAAGAAGGTCTGTCCAAACATCCAATTAATTCAAGTTCCTGTTGCCCGTGGTAAAGCTGACTTGAATCTATATCGCAATGCTGGCTCTGAG GTAGTCTCGATACTTGCTACAAAAGGACGGTGTGAGCGGGCATCAATAGATGAAGTGTACCTTGATCTTACTGATGCAGCTAAATCGATGCTGTTAGAAACCCCTCTAGAGGTGTTGGAAGCAATTGATGAAGAGGCTTTGAAGTCACATATTCTGGGTGTTACTAAT GATATAGCTGACAGGGAAGGGAATGTGAGGGAGTGGCTCTGTCGGAGTGATGCTGACCATGAAGATAAGTTATTAGCTTGTGGAGCCATTATTATTGCACAACTTCGGACAAAAGTTTTAGAGGAAACCAAGTTCACATGTTCAGCTGGCATTGCTCACAATAAG GAAACAACTTGGGGGAAAGCTTGGAAGCTCCTACAAACTGATCTTGAAGTGAAAACTGTTGGTGATTTACTACAATTCACTGAAGAACAGTTGCAAGAGCACTATGGCATTAATACAGGGTGTG TTTATGATATGCCAAAGGTTAAGTAG